From a single Triplophysa rosa linkage group LG1, Trosa_1v2, whole genome shotgun sequence genomic region:
- the si:dkey-148a17.6 gene encoding leukotriene B4 receptor 1, which produces MSSLYSANDTTPDNLSTMSTTENTIACVILGLCFLVGTPGNLLVVWTILKHVKHRSHTVVLILHLAAADLLVLITLPLWIYSLAHSWVFGEAACKAMVYIINACMYCSVFLITIMSVERFLAVRYPFASAGWRKKQALNKLLLVLWIVSFALSIPVIVTHTLGHPPEPVQCTFKEYTSETQEAVLLTLETLIGFVIPFITLVVCYGCLFSRIALMNFKSKRKSTVLICSVVVMFGICWIPHHVTNLLSLIALAVKSSYPEVSNNLEDTCMTMTLITGALVFISSSVNPMLYVFAARTFRSSLRETGIQKLFQHLSSTASGERNKELSFVSKRQNSHTSTSQCLTETKLPVDVTMEDL; this is translated from the coding sequence atgtCTTCTCTTTATAGTGCCAATGATACAACACCGGACAACTTGTCAACTATGTCAACTACAGAGAACACTATAGCTTGTGTGATCCTGGGTCTGTGTTTCTTGGTGGGCACACCTGGGAACCTACTGGTGGTTTGGACCATCCTGAAGCATGTGAAGCACCGCTCGCACACGGTCGTGCTCATCCTTCATCTAGCCGCCGCAGATCTTCTGGTGTTGATCACTCTGCCTCTCTGGATCTACTCGCTGGCTCATTCCTGGGTGTTTGGAGAAGCTGCCTGCAAAGCCATGGTGTACATCATCAATGCCTGCATGTACTGCAGCGTCTTTCTCATCACCATCATGAGTGTGGAACGCTTTCTGGCTGTCAGATACCCTTTCGCCTCAGCTGGCTGGAGAAAGAAACAAGCACTGAATAAACTACTACTTGTGTTGTGGATAGTTTCGTTTGCCTTGAGCATTCCTGTTATTGTAACTCATACTTTGGGTCATCCACCAGAGCCAGTTCAGTGTACATTTAAGGAGTACACATCTGAGACGCAGGAGGCTGTGTTGCTCACTTTAGAAACTCTTATAGGCTTCGTCATTCCTTTTATCACGTTAGTGGTCTGTTACGGCTGCCTCTTCAGTCGCATAGCGCTCATGAACTTCAAGTCCAAGCGTAAATCCACGGTTCTAATCTGCAGCGTAGTGGTGATGTTTGGAATCTGCTGGATCCCACATCATGTGACAAACCTTCTTTCCCTCATTGCACTCGCTGTCAAGTCTTCATATCCTGAAGTGTCAAACAACTTGGAGGACACCTGTATGACAATGACCTTAATAACAGGAGCTCTGGTGTTCATCAGTAGCTCAGTCAACCCGATGCTTTACGTGTTTGCCGCGCGTACCTTCCGCAGTTCTCTCCGGGAAACTGGAATTCAGAAATTGTTCCAGCATCTATCCAGCACAGCCTCAGGTGAAAGGAATAAGGAGTTATCATTTGTTTCTAAGAGACAAAATTCACACACCAGCACCTCACAGTGTCTCACAGAGACAAAACTGCCTGTAGATGTGACTATGGAAGATTTGTAA